The Pseudolabrys sp. FHR47 genome contains a region encoding:
- a CDS encoding peptidoglycan DD-metalloendopeptidase family protein — translation MKSPVLVGAALLTLVSFGAASAQEGAKEMLAPKVTISPVDWTAAAAALKDAGDGTPAEQFARLNAISEKRLPGIAKSSVPVLLPIDLDALKADVEKPDAKTSDKYFGPFHPTQYFLPGPAGYSGTYLLDIGGGPFKVSYKKKPIEIEFTGAAFTYDLDGPSHAEVFTPKDKDLVAQFPGIRRILHEAHVRYAFERFGVPYILSIQCYDRRPSSKFLSCREADPIAESFLKRLQLAGGTPQTIAEPKLDLTRPEAKSDFTYYAPGDLIPGSGYKKQPGTADYHVYAMMRFPIANAPAYVKSQSFMPWGDCYRTGHNGRIGRKDSPYSCKVNGLPLTFNESAPVNFNYPWRDNFCEYRDFLVGQCASGRGHQGQDIRPANCVMTNEGSDRCEPYHHTIAAARDGLIWRLKGNLAAYLVLNNANEFVRLRYLHMNPDFMDAEGLLTGRQVSEGEIIGKVATWGDYESGTSYHLHFNMQVVTKLGWVWVNPYMSLVLAYEKMIKGRGTELKEGDPLPPVPDKPPVILNPSIAGAAAAANGTAAQTEKPKAKTIIEKVRKKIRRYRRKPRTETDE, via the coding sequence TTGAAGTCTCCGGTTCTTGTCGGCGCTGCGCTCTTGACACTCGTCTCGTTTGGCGCCGCCTCCGCGCAGGAAGGCGCCAAGGAAATGTTGGCGCCAAAGGTCACCATCAGCCCGGTGGACTGGACGGCCGCGGCCGCCGCGCTGAAGGATGCCGGCGACGGCACGCCGGCCGAGCAATTCGCGCGGCTCAATGCCATTAGCGAAAAGCGTTTGCCCGGCATCGCCAAGAGCAGCGTGCCGGTGCTGCTGCCGATCGATCTCGATGCGCTGAAGGCCGACGTTGAAAAGCCGGACGCCAAGACCTCTGACAAGTATTTCGGTCCGTTCCATCCGACGCAGTATTTCCTGCCCGGCCCGGCCGGCTACAGCGGCACCTATCTGCTCGATATCGGCGGCGGTCCGTTCAAGGTCAGCTACAAGAAAAAGCCGATCGAGATCGAGTTCACCGGCGCGGCCTTCACCTACGATCTCGACGGGCCGAGCCACGCGGAAGTCTTCACACCGAAGGACAAGGACCTCGTCGCGCAGTTTCCGGGCATCAGGCGCATCCTGCACGAAGCCCATGTGCGCTACGCCTTCGAACGTTTCGGTGTGCCCTACATCCTGTCGATCCAGTGCTACGACCGGCGGCCGTCGTCGAAATTCCTGTCGTGCCGGGAGGCCGATCCGATCGCGGAATCGTTCCTCAAGCGCCTGCAACTCGCCGGCGGCACGCCGCAGACGATCGCCGAGCCGAAACTCGATCTGACGCGTCCGGAGGCGAAGTCCGACTTCACCTATTACGCGCCCGGCGATCTCATTCCCGGCTCCGGCTATAAGAAGCAGCCCGGCACCGCGGATTATCATGTCTATGCGATGATGCGTTTCCCCATCGCCAACGCACCGGCTTATGTGAAGTCGCAGAGTTTCATGCCGTGGGGCGACTGCTATCGCACCGGACACAACGGCCGCATCGGCCGCAAGGACTCGCCCTATAGCTGCAAGGTCAACGGCCTGCCGCTGACCTTCAACGAGTCCGCGCCGGTGAATTTCAATTATCCGTGGCGCGACAATTTCTGCGAATACCGCGACTTCCTGGTCGGGCAATGCGCCAGTGGCCGCGGCCATCAGGGCCAGGACATACGGCCCGCCAATTGCGTCATGACCAACGAAGGCTCGGATCGTTGCGAGCCTTATCACCACACCATCGCAGCGGCGCGCGACGGCCTGATCTGGCGCCTCAAGGGCAACCTCGCCGCCTATCTGGTGCTCAACAACGCCAATGAGTTCGTGCGCCTGCGTTACCTGCACATGAACCCGGACTTCATGGACGCCGAAGGCCTGCTCACCGGACGTCAGGTCAGCGAAGGCGAGATCATCGGCAAGGTCGCCACCTGGGGCGATTACGAGAGCGGCACCTCGTACCATCTGCACTTCAACATGCAGGTCGTCACCAAACTGGGCTGGGTCTGGGTCAACCCCTACATGTCGCTGGTGCTGGCCTACGAGAAGATGATCAAGGGCCGCGGCACCGAGCTGAAGGAAGGCGACCCGCTGCCGCCGGTTCCAGACAAGCCGCCAGTGATCCTTAATCCGTCGATTGCCGGCGCAGCCGCGGCGGCCAATGGCACGGCGGCGCAAACTGAGAAACCCAAGGCCAAGACGATCATCGAAAAAGTGCGCAAGAAGATTCGCCGCTACCGCCGCAAGCCACGCACCGAAACGGACGAATAG
- the soxA gene encoding sulfur oxidation c-type cytochrome SoxA — MRAGMLAAGAAALAAMAVGVMTPVPAAAQTKKEAPLATDGDASTRPWKRYGNWPSRDYSKYNTLAKLASAPAPKEPRKITAPIAGDAAKGAKLVADRARGGSCLACHVMGPAGNADQPGNVGPDLSEIGNAGREDEWLFNYVYDARVYNPETVMPPWGGHGLFTDEEINDIVAFLKTLKKPAVFRVAIDNPEKRAAPVEKRDNLDPLENPGMWAVDKAQELWKQAGAKGTSCATCHASPESQFKAWAASMPKWEPRLKKVLGVEEFVTRHAKATTGADWLMETDNNRAMGVYLRFLANGQEIKVDTTSPEAKAAIARGVELSKRKIGQLNMACTDCHGLVVNRWIRGQWLGEPKGQYDHFPTWRTSLQAIWDIRQRFQWCSVNIRGDELPPDAKEYGDLELYLASQNAGLKLSVPGIRH; from the coding sequence ATGCGGGCAGGGATGTTGGCGGCCGGTGCGGCCGCTTTAGCGGCTATGGCGGTCGGCGTGATGACGCCGGTTCCGGCCGCCGCTCAGACCAAAAAAGAAGCGCCCCTTGCGACTGACGGCGACGCCTCGACCCGGCCGTGGAAGCGTTATGGCAACTGGCCGTCGCGCGATTATTCCAAGTACAACACGCTGGCCAAGCTCGCGTCGGCGCCAGCGCCGAAGGAGCCGCGCAAGATCACGGCTCCGATCGCCGGCGATGCGGCCAAGGGCGCCAAGCTGGTCGCCGATCGCGCGCGCGGCGGTTCGTGCCTCGCCTGTCACGTCATGGGGCCGGCCGGCAATGCCGACCAGCCGGGCAATGTCGGTCCCGACCTGTCGGAGATCGGCAATGCCGGCCGCGAGGACGAGTGGCTGTTCAACTACGTCTACGACGCGCGGGTCTACAATCCCGAGACCGTGATGCCGCCCTGGGGCGGCCATGGCCTGTTCACCGACGAGGAGATCAACGACATCGTCGCCTTCCTCAAGACGCTGAAGAAGCCGGCAGTGTTCAGGGTGGCAATCGATAATCCAGAAAAGCGGGCGGCGCCGGTCGAGAAGCGCGACAACCTCGATCCGCTGGAAAATCCCGGCATGTGGGCGGTGGACAAGGCGCAGGAGCTCTGGAAGCAAGCCGGTGCCAAGGGGACGTCCTGCGCGACCTGCCATGCCAGCCCGGAAAGCCAGTTCAAGGCCTGGGCGGCGTCAATGCCGAAATGGGAGCCGCGCCTGAAAAAGGTGCTCGGCGTCGAGGAATTCGTGACCCGTCATGCCAAGGCGACGACCGGTGCCGACTGGCTGATGGAGACCGACAACAACCGGGCCATGGGCGTCTATCTGCGATTCCTCGCCAACGGCCAGGAGATCAAGGTCGACACGACGAGCCCGGAGGCCAAGGCTGCGATCGCGCGCGGCGTCGAACTGTCGAAGCGCAAGATCGGCCAGCTCAACATGGCCTGCACCGATTGCCACGGCCTGGTGGTCAATCGCTGGATCCGCGGCCAGTGGCTCGGCGAGCCGAAGGGCCAGTACGATCACTTCCCGACCTGGCGCACCAGCCTGCAGGCGATCTGGGATATCCGTCAGCGCTTCCAGTGGTGCTCGGTCAATATCCGCGGCGACGAACTGCCGCCGGACGCCAAGGAATATGGCGATCTCGAACTGTACCTGGCTTCGCAGAACGCCGGCCTCAAGCTGAGTGTACCGGGTATCCGGCACTGA
- the soxB gene encoding thiosulfohydrolase SoxB: MITRREMLQVGAATAALMGGAGSLTRAFAQQKLSQEELLKFDSYGNVTLLHVTDIHGQLVPVYFREPTVNIGVGEAKGQPPHVTGADFLTRFGIAPKSAAAYALTDQDFTALAQSYGRIGGLDRAATVIAQVRAERGDKVLLLDGGDTWQGSLGANATKGQDMADCMALLKPDAMTGHWEFTYGEDRVKQLIDKLGFAFLALNVRDTEWNEPVFEAYKMFDRGGVKVAVLGQAFPYTPVANPRWMIPKWSFGIREEEVRAQVEKARKAGAQLVVLLSHNGFDVDRKLASRVEGIDVILTGHTHDALPEAIKVGNTLLIASGSHGKFVSRLDLDVQGGVLKGFRYKLIPLFADVIKPDAAMSAAIEKARAPYAKDLARVVGQTESLLYRRGNFNGSFDDLICDALLKERDAEIALSPGFRWGTSVLPGSPITVEDIHNATAITYPQVYRMPMTGERLKEVLEDVADNLFNPDPYYQQGGDMVRCGGLGYAIDVSKPIGSRISDMTMLKTGQPIDPKREYTVAGWASVNEGTQGPPVWELVERYIAAQKTVRVAPNTRVKITGT; encoded by the coding sequence ATGATCACGCGCCGCGAGATGCTGCAGGTGGGGGCCGCGACTGCGGCGCTGATGGGGGGCGCAGGCTCGCTGACGCGCGCTTTCGCCCAACAGAAGCTCAGCCAGGAGGAACTGCTCAAGTTCGACTCATACGGCAACGTGACGCTGCTGCATGTCACCGACATTCACGGCCAACTCGTGCCGGTCTATTTCCGCGAGCCGACGGTGAACATCGGCGTCGGCGAGGCCAAAGGTCAGCCGCCGCACGTCACCGGCGCCGACTTCCTCACGCGCTTCGGCATCGCGCCGAAATCGGCCGCGGCTTATGCGCTGACCGATCAGGACTTCACCGCACTGGCGCAGAGCTATGGCCGCATTGGCGGGCTCGATCGCGCCGCGACCGTCATCGCGCAGGTGCGGGCCGAACGCGGCGACAAGGTGCTGCTGCTCGACGGCGGCGATACCTGGCAAGGCTCGCTCGGCGCCAATGCCACGAAAGGCCAGGACATGGCCGACTGCATGGCGCTCCTCAAGCCGGATGCCATGACGGGGCATTGGGAGTTCACCTACGGCGAAGACCGGGTGAAGCAATTGATCGACAAGCTCGGCTTTGCCTTCCTCGCGCTCAATGTGCGCGATACGGAATGGAACGAGCCGGTGTTCGAGGCCTACAAGATGTTCGACAGAGGCGGCGTCAAGGTCGCCGTGCTCGGCCAGGCATTCCCCTATACGCCGGTCGCCAATCCGCGCTGGATGATCCCGAAATGGTCGTTCGGTATCCGCGAGGAGGAAGTCCGCGCCCAGGTGGAGAAGGCGCGCAAGGCCGGCGCGCAGCTCGTCGTGCTGCTGTCGCACAACGGCTTCGATGTCGACCGCAAGCTCGCCTCGCGCGTCGAAGGCATCGACGTCATCCTCACCGGCCATACCCACGACGCGTTGCCGGAGGCGATCAAGGTCGGCAACACGCTGCTGATCGCGTCGGGCAGCCACGGCAAATTCGTCTCGCGGCTCGATCTCGACGTGCAGGGCGGCGTCCTCAAGGGCTTCCGCTACAAGCTGATCCCGCTGTTCGCCGATGTCATCAAGCCGGATGCGGCCATGAGCGCCGCGATCGAGAAGGCGCGGGCGCCTTATGCCAAGGACCTGGCGCGCGTCGTCGGTCAGACCGAGTCGCTGCTTTATCGCCGCGGCAATTTCAACGGCAGCTTCGACGACCTGATCTGTGACGCGCTCCTGAAAGAACGCGACGCCGAGATCGCGCTGTCGCCTGGGTTCCGCTGGGGTACCAGCGTGCTGCCGGGTTCGCCGATCACCGTCGAGGATATCCACAACGCGACGGCCATCACCTATCCGCAGGTCTATCGGATGCCGATGACCGGCGAGCGTCTCAAGGAAGTGCTCGAGGACGTCGCCGACAACCTGTTCAACCCCGATCCCTACTATCAGCAGGGCGGCGACATGGTGCGCTGCGGCGGGCTCGGTTATGCCATCGACGTGTCGAAACCGATCGGCAGCCGTATCTCGGACATGACCATGTTGAAAACCGGCCAGCCGATCGATCCGAAACGAGAATACACTGTCGCCGGCTGGGCCAGTGTGAATGAAGGCACGCAGGGCCCGCCGGTGTGGGAACTTGTCGAGCGCTATATCGCAGCGCAAAAAACGGTGCGCGTTGCGCCGAATACGCGCGTGAAAATCACCGGCACTTAA
- a CDS encoding lytic murein transglycosylase has translation MARFDDIPTIQFNRRTLMSGAMALAGTLATHGTAFAQSAAFQKWVARFRDQAVKRGVSEATYDRVMGNIKPDTAVYELQRRQPEFTEEMWQYINRRCSDWRVTTGKQRAKEHAALLARLEREYGVDRYVLLGLWGMESSFGDVIDNPKYMRPVIPALAALAFGEPRRRKYWEAELINALKIVDRGWAQPNAMIGSWAGAMGHTQWMPEVWLRIGVDFDGDGRINPFGKPDDALAGTARYLVERGKWQRGQAWGCEVKVPSGGQRMADNRTMRSYATWHGHGFRRADGEAFKRPDDQVKLWIPVAGGPAFLVGQNFRAVYSYNPSLSYSLALVHLGDLIRGDGDFRQQFPGGERIPTIDEIKEIQTRLNARGFKTDGIDGRTGSDTVRAIGAFQRSVGMNPDGYAGLKVLERLRQP, from the coding sequence ATGGCGCGATTCGACGACATCCCCACGATCCAGTTCAACCGCCGTACCTTGATGAGCGGCGCCATGGCGCTCGCCGGTACCCTCGCAACCCACGGCACCGCTTTCGCCCAATCGGCGGCGTTTCAGAAATGGGTGGCGCGCTTCCGCGATCAGGCCGTCAAGCGCGGCGTATCGGAGGCGACCTATGACCGCGTCATGGGCAACATCAAGCCCGACACCGCGGTTTACGAGCTGCAACGCCGCCAGCCCGAATTCACCGAGGAAATGTGGCAGTACATCAACCGCCGCTGCTCGGACTGGCGCGTTACCACCGGCAAGCAGCGCGCGAAGGAGCATGCCGCGCTGCTGGCGCGGCTTGAGCGCGAGTATGGCGTCGACCGCTATGTGCTGCTTGGCCTGTGGGGTATGGAGTCCTCGTTCGGCGATGTCATCGATAACCCGAAATATATGCGTCCGGTCATTCCGGCGCTGGCCGCCCTCGCCTTCGGCGAGCCGCGCCGACGCAAATACTGGGAGGCCGAACTCATCAACGCGCTCAAGATCGTCGATCGCGGTTGGGCGCAACCCAATGCCATGATCGGCTCATGGGCCGGCGCCATGGGCCATACGCAATGGATGCCCGAGGTGTGGCTGCGGATCGGCGTCGATTTCGATGGCGACGGGCGCATCAACCCCTTCGGCAAGCCGGACGACGCGCTGGCCGGCACCGCGCGCTATCTCGTCGAGCGCGGCAAGTGGCAGCGCGGGCAAGCATGGGGCTGCGAGGTCAAAGTGCCGTCAGGTGGACAGCGGATGGCCGACAACCGCACCATGCGCTCTTACGCGACGTGGCACGGCCACGGTTTCCGCCGCGCCGATGGCGAGGCTTTCAAGCGTCCCGACGATCAGGTGAAACTCTGGATCCCGGTCGCCGGCGGGCCGGCGTTCCTGGTCGGGCAGAATTTCCGCGCGGTCTATTCCTACAACCCGTCGCTCAGCTATTCGCTGGCGCTGGTGCATCTTGGCGATCTCATTCGCGGCGACGGCGATTTCCGTCAGCAATTCCCTGGCGGCGAGCGCATCCCGACGATCGACGAGATCAAGGAAATCCAGACCCGCCTCAACGCGCGCGGCTTCAAGACCGACGGCATCGACGGCCGCACCGGTTCGGACACGGTGCGCGCCATCGGTGCCTTCCAGAGAAGCGTCGGCATGAATCCGGATGGCTATGCGGGACTGAAGGTGCTAGAGCGGCTGCGGCAGCCTTAA
- a CDS encoding c-type cytochrome, with product MSRWVSIIAAAAFAVAAPAFAQSPKPHSYNIGTQATPEQIAGWDIDVRPDGQGLPPGKGSVRDGEKVYLERCAACHGEFGESAGRWPQLAQGKGSLATHDPVKTVGSYFPYVASFFDYIRRAMPFGDAQSLSNDELYAVTAFILNLNDIVDDKFVLSKETWSQVKMPNEGGFYDDDRKTAEKAFWNPNPCMKDCRPPVKITGHASVIDVTPDDKSIRKGGVE from the coding sequence ATGTCGAGGTGGGTTAGTATTATTGCGGCGGCTGCATTTGCTGTCGCCGCGCCGGCGTTTGCGCAATCGCCGAAACCGCATAGTTACAACATCGGCACGCAGGCGACGCCCGAACAGATTGCCGGTTGGGACATCGACGTCCGCCCCGACGGACAGGGCCTGCCGCCGGGCAAGGGCTCGGTGCGCGACGGCGAAAAGGTCTATCTCGAACGCTGCGCCGCCTGTCACGGTGAATTCGGCGAAAGCGCCGGACGCTGGCCGCAACTGGCGCAGGGCAAGGGTTCGCTGGCCACCCACGATCCGGTCAAGACCGTCGGCTCGTACTTTCCCTACGTGGCGAGCTTCTTCGACTACATCCGACGCGCCATGCCGTTCGGCGACGCGCAATCGCTGAGCAATGACGAACTCTATGCGGTCACCGCTTTCATCCTCAACCTCAACGACATCGTCGACGACAAGTTCGTGCTGTCGAAGGAGACCTGGTCCCAGGTGAAGATGCCGAACGAGGGTGGCTTCTATGACGACGATCGCAAGACTGCCGAGAAGGCGTTCTGGAATCCAAACCCCTGCATGAAGGACTGTCGGCCGCCGGTGAAAATCACGGGGCATGCTTCTGTTATCGACGTGACGCCTGACGACAAATCCATCCGCAAAGGTGGCGTCGAATAG
- a CDS encoding NAD(P)/FAD-dependent oxidoreductase — MTELTRRNFGLLAGASLSALAMPSLVLAQGKPKVVVIGGGPGGGTAARYIVKESNGAIDVTLIEPQKTFTTCFFSNLYVGGFRDYKSLTHNYDKVKKSGVKVVHAAATAIDRDKKQVIIAGGQRIPYDRLLVAPGIDLKFDSVPGYSEAAADIMPHAWKPGAQTQLLVKKLNALKDGDQIVMIAPPNPYRCPPGPYERASMFANVLKKKGHKKSRIVILDPKPNFSKQAVFMEGWEKHYPGMIEWQDPKIHGGIKGVDVKAGTVKTDLSDYKAALVNVIPAQMAGKIARDANLTNASGFCPIDAASMKSTVDPNIFVVGDASIAGDMPKSAFSANSQAKVAAMIIRSELTQSRAFPARYSNTCWSLIAPDDDIKVGASYEPKDGAIKATNTFVSQKNEAADIRKQNYKESVDWYNGITADIFG, encoded by the coding sequence ATGACTGAACTCACACGCCGCAATTTCGGGCTATTGGCCGGAGCCTCGCTGTCGGCGCTGGCCATGCCGAGCCTGGTGCTCGCGCAGGGCAAGCCCAAGGTCGTCGTCATCGGCGGCGGTCCGGGCGGCGGCACCGCCGCACGTTACATCGTCAAGGAATCGAACGGCGCCATTGACGTGACGCTGATCGAGCCGCAGAAGACCTTTACCACCTGCTTCTTCTCCAACCTCTATGTTGGCGGCTTCCGCGATTACAAGTCGCTCACTCACAACTACGACAAGGTTAAGAAGAGCGGCGTCAAGGTCGTGCACGCGGCGGCGACCGCGATCGATCGCGACAAGAAGCAGGTCATTATCGCCGGCGGCCAGCGCATTCCTTACGACCGGCTGCTGGTGGCGCCTGGCATCGACCTCAAATTCGATTCCGTGCCAGGGTATTCGGAAGCGGCCGCCGATATCATGCCGCATGCCTGGAAGCCAGGCGCGCAAACGCAGCTTCTGGTCAAGAAGCTCAATGCGCTGAAGGATGGCGACCAGATCGTCATGATCGCGCCGCCCAATCCCTATCGCTGCCCGCCTGGGCCCTATGAGCGGGCATCGATGTTCGCCAATGTGCTCAAGAAGAAGGGACACAAGAAGTCGCGCATCGTCATTCTTGACCCCAAGCCGAACTTCTCCAAGCAGGCCGTGTTCATGGAAGGCTGGGAGAAGCACTATCCGGGCATGATCGAATGGCAGGACCCGAAGATTCACGGCGGCATCAAAGGCGTTGACGTCAAGGCAGGCACGGTGAAGACCGATCTGTCGGACTATAAGGCCGCGCTGGTCAATGTCATTCCGGCACAGATGGCCGGCAAGATCGCGCGCGACGCTAATCTCACCAATGCCTCGGGCTTCTGCCCGATCGACGCGGCCTCGATGAAATCCACGGTCGATCCGAACATCTTCGTGGTCGGCGACGCATCGATCGCCGGCGACATGCCGAAGTCGGCTTTCTCGGCCAACAGCCAGGCCAAGGTGGCGGCGATGATCATCCGCTCCGAGCTGACGCAGTCGCGGGCGTTCCCGGCGCGCTACTCCAATACTTGCTGGAGCCTGATTGCGCCGGACGACGATATCAAGGTGGGCGCCAGCTACGAGCCGAAGGACGGCGCCATCAAGGCGACCAACACTTTCGTCAGTCAGAAGAACGAGGCCGCCGACATCCGCAAGCAGAACTACAAGGAGTCGGTCGACTGGTATAACGGCATCACGGCGGATATTTTCGGGTGA
- the soxC gene encoding sulfite dehydrogenase, translating into MNPSDTPTRPSRRSFLAGAAGLAAAGAAGAARADNANLPPNVATWSKTLGDGVGVRPYGHPSSFEKDVIRRDVQWLTASRESSVSFTPLHDLDGIITPNGLCFERHHGGITEINPHDYRLMLHGLVDKPLIFTLEDLKRLPRVSRVYFLECAANSGMEWRGAQLNGCQYTHGMIHCVMYTGVPLKLLLEQAGLKPNAKWLHVEGGDSSGMNRSLPLSKALDDCLIAYRQNGEMLRPEQGYPVRLVVPGWEGNIWIKWLRRIEVGDQPWYTREETSKYTDLLENGKARKFTFEMDAKSVITSPSPQAPVKKKGFLVISGLAWSGRGKVTRVDVSLDGGRNWRTATIDGPVFDKSCVRFYAETEWNGQELLLQSRAMDETGYVQPTKDDLRKIRGVNSIYHNNGIQTWAVKPNGEVENVEVG; encoded by the coding sequence ATGAATCCATCCGATACTCCGACGCGACCGTCACGCCGGAGCTTCCTCGCCGGGGCGGCCGGTCTTGCCGCGGCCGGTGCTGCCGGCGCAGCGCGCGCGGACAATGCCAATCTGCCGCCCAATGTCGCGACGTGGAGCAAGACGCTCGGCGACGGCGTTGGCGTGCGGCCTTACGGCCATCCATCATCGTTCGAGAAGGACGTCATCCGCCGCGATGTGCAGTGGCTGACCGCGAGCCGCGAGTCGTCCGTGAGCTTCACGCCGCTGCACGATCTCGACGGCATCATCACGCCGAACGGGCTGTGCTTCGAGCGTCACCACGGCGGCATCACTGAGATCAATCCGCACGATTATCGCCTGATGCTCCACGGCCTGGTGGACAAGCCGCTGATTTTCACGCTGGAGGACTTGAAGCGCCTGCCGCGCGTCAGCCGCGTCTATTTCCTCGAATGCGCCGCCAACTCCGGCATGGAGTGGCGTGGCGCGCAGCTCAATGGCTGCCAGTACACCCACGGCATGATCCATTGCGTGATGTACACCGGTGTGCCGCTCAAGCTTCTGCTCGAGCAGGCCGGTCTGAAGCCGAACGCAAAGTGGCTGCATGTCGAAGGCGGCGACTCGTCCGGCATGAACCGCTCGTTGCCGCTCTCCAAGGCGCTCGACGATTGCCTCATTGCCTACCGCCAGAACGGCGAAATGCTGCGCCCCGAACAGGGCTATCCGGTGCGGCTGGTGGTGCCGGGGTGGGAAGGCAATATCTGGATCAAATGGCTTCGCCGCATCGAAGTCGGCGATCAGCCTTGGTACACGCGCGAGGAGACCTCGAAATACACGGACCTGCTCGAGAACGGCAAAGCGCGCAAATTCACCTTCGAGATGGATGCGAAGTCTGTGATCACCTCGCCGTCGCCGCAGGCGCCGGTGAAAAAGAAGGGCTTTCTCGTTATCTCCGGTCTGGCCTGGTCGGGGCGTGGCAAGGTCACGCGCGTCGACGTCTCGCTCGACGGCGGCCGCAACTGGCGAACGGCGACGATTGACGGACCGGTGTTCGACAAATCCTGCGTCCGCTTCTACGCCGAGACCGAATGGAACGGGCAGGAGCTGTTGCTGCAGTCGCGCGCGATGGATGAGACCGGCTATGTGCAGCCGACCAAGGACGACCTCCGCAAAATCCGCGGCGTTAATTCGATCTATCACAACAACGGCATCCAGACCTGGGCGGTCAAGCCGAACGGGGAGGTCGAGAATGTCGAGGTGGGTTAG